One window from the genome of Megalobrama amblycephala isolate DHTTF-2021 linkage group LG4, ASM1881202v1, whole genome shotgun sequence encodes:
- the selenoe gene encoding selenoprotein e: MWLTLAALLTLCATGRSAENRSESSAVEEKLVIARGKLMAPSVVGUSIKKMPELYNFLMERWALYHNLEYDSGEDKNPRLIFYNDKDEEVKVVPVKKMKADEISSLLDSLGFYKRSQKGEEVPEEFKHFPLKAPRDEL; encoded by the exons ATGTGGCTCACACTGGCGGCCCTTCTGACTCTGTGTGCCACAGGGAGAAGTGCTGAAAACCGTTCAGAAAGCAGTGCTGTGGAGGAAAAGCTTGTTATAGCCAGAGGAAAACTTATG GCTCCCAGTGTAGTGGGATGATCCATAAAGAAGATGCCAGAGCTCTACAATTTCCTGATGGAGCGATGGGCATTGTA TCATAACCTGGAGTATGATTCAGGAGAGGATAAAAACCCACGGCTGATCTTCTACAACGATAAGGACGAGGAAGTGAAG GTTGTTCCAGTGAAGAAGATGAAGGCAGACGAGATCAGCAGCTTGCTGGATTCTCTAGGTTTCTATAAGAGGTCACAGAAAGGCGAAGAGGTCCCTGAGGAGTTCAAACATTTCCCTTTAAAAGCGCCTCGGGACGAACTGTGA
- the zgc:112294 gene encoding transmembrane protein 17A — MPVFYTPIPHNLRVGLAHVSGSVFINNRTRDSGDFRDPYQDNEVCAEVSSHLPLQMLLHFNMFFFPFWWISEVMMLHLKFWYLPAYYQCLLVTGMVLISIFELLRLYLGYVGNLKEKVPELAGFWLISFLFQLPILLFFITDQDIIILPLERAVHSLYLAFLLGELLSSFLALRVMTRKLAQQFHMRQFGPIQGLHTAEALPMFGLPHGGRSVLPVRDIQPH, encoded by the exons ATGCCTGTGTTTTACACGCCGATCCCTCATAACCTGAGAGTGGGTCTGGCTCATGTCAGCGGGTCAGTGTTTATAAATAACAGGACACGAGACAGTGGAGACTTCAGGGACCCGTATCAGGATAATGAAG TGTGTGCTGAGGTCTCGTCTCATCTCCCGCTGCAGATGCTGCTGCACTTCAACATGTTCTTCTTCCCTTTCTGGTGGATCTCTGAGGTGATGATGCTGCATTTAAAG TTCTGGTATCTGCCAGCCTATTACCAGTGTCTGCTGGTGACAGGGATGGTCCTGATTAGCATATTTGAGCTGTTGCGGTTGTATCTCGGTTACGTTGGGAATCTCAAAGAGAAG GTTCCAGAGTTAGCTGGATTTTGGCTGATCTCCTTCCTCTTCCAGCTGCCTATCCTCCTGTTCTTCATCACTGATCAAGACATCATTATTCTTCCTCTGGAGCGGGCCGTTCACTCTCTCTATCTGGCCTTCCTCCTGGGCGAGCTGTTGTCCTCGTTTCTCGCCCTGCGTGTGATGACTCGTAAACTCGCCCAGCAGTTTCACATGAGGCAGTTCGGGCCCATCCAGGGTCTCCATACAGCAGAAGCCCTGCCTATGTTTGGACTGCCTCACGGGGGCAGGAGTGTGCTTCCTGTGAGGGACATACAGCCTCACTGA